The genomic stretch ATTATATGGCAAAAATATCCGAGATGACCCAACTTTCTCCGACGATGTCCGAAGGAGTTCTGGTCAAATGGCTCAAGAAGAAGGGAGACTCTGTTGCCCCGGGAGAGATCCTCGCCGAGGTCGAAACGGATAAGGCTGTCATGGAAATGGAAGCCTTCGACGCAGGGGTAATATTGGAGATTTTGGCTCAAGAAGGAGCAAAATTACCAGTAGGTGCTCCTGTTGCAGTCATCGGAAAAGAAGGAGAAGATATTTCAGCAATTCTCGCCGAGGCAAAATCCAGAGCGATCGCCTCCCCTTCTTCGGAAGCGAGTGCTCCTGCAGCCCCTTCTCCGGAGAAAAAGGCCGAGACACAAAAACCAGTACCAGCAGTAAGCTCTTCCCCTTCTCCTGTAGTCGCAACAGAAGAACCTGAGCCTGTAAAAGAATCCAGCGTCACTCGAGGTCTTTCTAACTCTGCCTTGGAAGGAAGGATCAAAGCTTCCCCTCTTGCCAAAAAGCTCGCCCAAGAATCAGGAATTGATCTCTCTCGAGTTAGAGGCACAGGCCCCGATGGAAGGATCATTAAACGTGATATTGAAAATGGGATTTCTTCCACCTTCGAATCAGCTTCTCCTTTTGCAGGACAAGCATTCCAAGAGGAAAAACTTCCTATTTCAGGAATGAGAAGGACAATCGCTTCCCGCCTAGTTCACTCCAAGACTCACCAGCCTCATTTCTATCTGGATATGGAAATCGATGCGGAACCTTTGGCCCTTCTTCGCGAAAACCTCAACGCTGACTTAAAAGCGTCGGGAGAAGAGATCAAACTCAGCTTGAACGATTTTATTATCCGCGCCTCGGCACTCGCACTTCGCAAAGTTCCGGAAGTAAATTCGTCCTGGAGAGAGGATCATATTCTCAAGCATGGAAGAGTAGATATTGGGGTCGCAGTTTCCATCGAAGGCGGGCTTATCACTCCTTATGTAAGGAATGCAGACAGGCGTTCCGTTCTCGAGATCGGTAAAACGGTAAAAGAGCTTGCTTCCCGCGCAAGGGAGAGGAAACTCAAACCGGAAGAGTTTTCGGACGGAACATTTACCGTTTCCAATTTGGGAATGTTCGGTGTGGATCGTTTCGCTGCAGTTATCAATGAACCCGAGGCGGCGATCTTAGCCGTAGGGAATGTGGTGGCAAAACCGGTGATCAAGAACGGAGCCATCGTTGCAGGCAAGACTCTTTCAGTCTGCCTCTCTTGCGATCATAGAGTGGTAGATGGCGCGGTCGGTGCCGGCTGGTTGGAAGTATTCCGAAATTTTCTAGAGCATCCGCTTCGACTACTCGCTTAATAGTTTCCAATTTGGCGGAAGGGAAAGTGGACAAGGACTCCAATCTAATTGCTCGAGACCAAAAAGTAAAAAAAGCAGCATTATTGCTTCTTTCCTTAGAAAAGGAAGCGGCAGCCAAGGCCTTGGCCCAATTGGATGAAAAGCTGATCGAAGAGATCGTCCAAGAAATGGCCAAGATCAAATCCGTCTCCAAGGCGGATAAAGAAGCCGCCCTACTCGATTTTCAGGATTCACTCAAAGATCTTACCGGAGAATCAAGAGGAGGGATAGATACCGCAAGAGAATTGCTCTATCATTCCCTCGGAAAGGAAAAGTCCGAAAGTATATTAGGAAAACTAGATAGAAGAGATACGGAAGAGGATTTTTCCTTTTTGAACGATGCAGAGCCGCAGACATTGGCCCATCTTCTCGCTCCGGAACATACGCAAACAATTGCAGTTACCCTTGCCTTCTTGCAGCCTAAAAAAGCCGCTGAGACTTTGAAATTCCTCCCGAAAGAATTGCAGAGCAAAGTGGCAGTTCGTCTCGCAAATACAACCAAGACTCATCCGGATGCAATCCGACAAATTGCAAAAGTCTTAAAGAAGAAGTACGAGCAAAGGGACAAATCCGAGTTCAGCGAAGCAGGAGGAGCGGAAGCTCTCGCAAGCATCCTGAACCACATGGACAAATCCATGGAAGAAACGATCTTGAAAGAGTTAGAAGAGCATTCTCCGGAACTTGCTTCTCAAGTGAGAGAAAAACTCTATACCTTCGAAGATGTGTTGCTACTCAATTCTAAGGAAATGCGAATCCTAATCAATCGATTGGGAGGAGATGATATCATCGCAGTTGCACTTAGAGGCGCTGCAGAAGGGATCAAGTCTCATTTCTTTGAGGCAATGTCAAAGAACCGAGCAAATGATATCCTGGAAGGTATGGAAATCCGAGGCAAGGTAACTCTCAAAGAAATTACTGACGCGAGAAATAGTATTCTAACGCTTTTAAGAGATTTGGAAGAGACCGGCGAGATTATCCTGAAAAAAGATTCGGAAGAATTTATTTAATCCGGAGTAATTTAATTTTATGAACAATATTTGGAAACGATTGGCAAAGCTTACAGTAGGTTTCCTGCTATTCCTTCTCATTGTAGTAGCAATCTATATCGGAGCAACCTGGGCTTCTGACAAACCCGTAAGTGAACTGCAACGATGGGCTGCACCTCCTTCTACATTTATCGATGTGCTCGGTATGAAAGTGCATTTGCGCGATGAAGGCCCTAAGACAGATCCTCATCCTCTTGTACTGATCCACGGAACAGCATCGTCCCTGCATACTTGGGATGGTTGGACAGAAAATTTAAGATCTTCCCGCAGAGTAATTCGATTCGATATGCCTGCTTTCGGTTTAACAGGACCTTCTCCGGATCATAATTATTCCATGGATCGATATGCAGAATTTGTAATGGCTGTTTTAGATCATCTAGAAATAAAACGTTCTATCATTGCTGGGAATTCTCTCGGCGGGAACATCGCTTGGTACACCGCTCTCAAGCATCCGGATCGCTTTGAAAAATTGATCTTAGTGGATTCCGGCGGATACAAAGCTGTATCACTTTCCGTCCCGATAGCATTTCGGATCGCGAGGATCCCGATACTTCGCAATATCGCAAACAGCATTTTACCCAGAAATATTATTGCTTCCAGTCTCAAAAATACCTACGGAGATCCTTCTAAAGTAACTGAAGAACAGATCGATCGATATTATGATCTCGCTTTAAGAGAAGGAAATCGAAAAGCATTGGGAGAGCGTTTCCAACAGATGAAACCCGGAGAGATGGAAGATCGCATCCGCGAACTCCGTATCCCTACTCTGATCCTATGGGGAAAATTGGACCGCTTAGTTCCTCCGGAAAATGCGGAACGTTTTCATAAAGACATTCCAGGAAGCAAACTTGTCTTCTTTGATACTCTGGGTCATATTCCGGAAGAAGAAGATCCGGTTCACACAGTGGAAGTTGTGAAAGATTTTATTAAGTAAGACGAGAGGAATTTCGGAGCTGACGGGACTCGAACCCGCGACATCCTGCGTGACAGGCAGGCACTCTAACCAGCTGAGCTACAGCTCCTTTTATGAAGAACATAATTTCCAAGCGATCTCGTGGGTCAATTCGTTTCTCTGAAAAAGGGATGAATTTTTAAGTCCCTTCCATAGCCTTTCCCAAAGATCGGTTTTTCCGATAGAAATCGGCCCAAGATAGATGCTCCACGAAAAAAAGCCAAAGGATTTATTGGAAGATAGGAT from Leptospira semungkisensis encodes the following:
- a CDS encoding pyruvate dehydrogenase complex dihydrolipoamide acetyltransferase: MSEGVLVKWLKKKGDSVAPGEILAEVETDKAVMEMEAFDAGVILEILAQEGAKLPVGAPVAVIGKEGEDISAILAEAKSRAIASPSSEASAPAAPSPEKKAETQKPVPAVSSSPSPVVATEEPEPVKESSVTRGLSNSALEGRIKASPLAKKLAQESGIDLSRVRGTGPDGRIIKRDIENGISSTFESASPFAGQAFQEEKLPISGMRRTIASRLVHSKTHQPHFYLDMEIDAEPLALLRENLNADLKASGEEIKLSLNDFIIRASALALRKVPEVNSSWREDHILKHGRVDIGVAVSIEGGLITPYVRNADRRSVLEIGKTVKELASRARERKLKPEEFSDGTFTVSNLGMFGVDRFAAVINEPEAAILAVGNVVAKPVIKNGAIVAGKTLSVCLSCDHRVVDGAVGAGWLEVFRNFLEHPLRLLA
- the fliG gene encoding flagellar motor switch protein FliG, which produces MDKDSNLIARDQKVKKAALLLLSLEKEAAAKALAQLDEKLIEEIVQEMAKIKSVSKADKEAALLDFQDSLKDLTGESRGGIDTARELLYHSLGKEKSESILGKLDRRDTEEDFSFLNDAEPQTLAHLLAPEHTQTIAVTLAFLQPKKAAETLKFLPKELQSKVAVRLANTTKTHPDAIRQIAKVLKKKYEQRDKSEFSEAGGAEALASILNHMDKSMEETILKELEEHSPELASQVREKLYTFEDVLLLNSKEMRILINRLGGDDIIAVALRGAAEGIKSHFFEAMSKNRANDILEGMEIRGKVTLKEITDARNSILTLLRDLEETGEIILKKDSEEFI
- a CDS encoding alpha/beta fold hydrolase — its product is MNNIWKRLAKLTVGFLLFLLIVVAIYIGATWASDKPVSELQRWAAPPSTFIDVLGMKVHLRDEGPKTDPHPLVLIHGTASSLHTWDGWTENLRSSRRVIRFDMPAFGLTGPSPDHNYSMDRYAEFVMAVLDHLEIKRSIIAGNSLGGNIAWYTALKHPDRFEKLILVDSGGYKAVSLSVPIAFRIARIPILRNIANSILPRNIIASSLKNTYGDPSKVTEEQIDRYYDLALREGNRKALGERFQQMKPGEMEDRIRELRIPTLILWGKLDRLVPPENAERFHKDIPGSKLVFFDTLGHIPEEEDPVHTVEVVKDFIK